From a region of the Pseudomonas fulva 12-X genome:
- a CDS encoding multidrug/biocide efflux PACE transporter: protein MSQSNAVAVRSMKERVLHATLFEAIALFICSPVLAWALDKPLAHTSVLTLMFSAVAMLWNMIFNALFDAAQRRMGFERGLWVRIIHSVLFEGGLVVMLVPLAAWWLSVSLVTAFLMDIGLILFFLPYAFLYNLAYDKLRERYVSRREARTLACS from the coding sequence ATGAGCCAATCCAACGCCGTCGCGGTGCGCTCCATGAAAGAGCGCGTGCTGCACGCCACCCTGTTCGAAGCTATCGCCCTGTTCATCTGCTCGCCCGTGCTGGCCTGGGCGCTGGATAAACCGCTGGCGCATACCAGCGTGCTGACCCTGATGTTCTCGGCGGTGGCCATGCTCTGGAACATGATCTTCAATGCGCTGTTCGATGCAGCGCAGCGACGCATGGGCTTCGAGCGTGGCCTGTGGGTGCGCATCATCCACTCGGTGCTGTTCGAGGGCGGCCTGGTGGTGATGCTGGTGCCGCTGGCGGCCTGGTGGCTGTCGGTCAGCCTGGTCACCGCCTTCCTGATGGATATCGGCCTGATCCTGTTCTTCCTGCCATACGCCTTTCTCTACAACCTGGCCTACGACAAGCTGCGCGAGCGTTATGTGAGCCGCCGCGAGGCTCGCACCCTGGCGTGCTCATGA
- the guaB gene encoding IMP dehydrogenase: protein MLRISQEALTFDDVLLIPGFSDVLPKDVSLKTRLTRGIELNIPLLSAAMDTVTEARLAIAMAQEGGIGIIHKNMTIEQQAAEVRKVKKFESGVVKDPITIEADATVRDLFDLTRQNNISGVPVLSNGDLVGIVTSRDVRFETRLDATVREVMTPKERLVTVKEGAAKDAVREVLHKHRIEKVLIVDDAFNLKGMMTVKDIEKAKAYPLASKDDQGRLRVGAAVGTGADTGDRVAALANAGVDVIIVDTAHGHSKGVIERVRWVKQNFPDIQVIGGNIATGAAALALAEAGADAVKVGIGPGSICTTRIVAGVGVPQISAVANVAAALEGTGIPLIADGGIRFSGDLSKAIVAGASAVMIGSMLAGTEEAPGEIELFQGRSYKAYRGMGSLGAMSQAQGSSDRYFQDSSAGAEKLVPEGIEGRVAYKGAMGSIVHQLMGGLRASMGYTGCATIDEMRTKPEFVRITGAGMAESHVHDVQITKEAPNYRVG from the coding sequence ATGCTGCGTATCAGTCAAGAAGCCCTAACCTTCGACGACGTTCTTCTCATTCCTGGTTTCTCCGACGTTCTGCCGAAGGACGTGAGCCTCAAGACTCGCCTCACCCGCGGCATCGAGCTGAATATCCCGCTGCTTTCCGCGGCCATGGATACCGTCACCGAAGCCCGCCTGGCCATCGCCATGGCACAGGAAGGTGGCATCGGCATCATCCACAAGAACATGACCATCGAGCAGCAGGCTGCCGAAGTGCGCAAGGTCAAGAAGTTCGAGTCCGGCGTGGTCAAGGACCCGATCACCATCGAGGCCGACGCCACCGTACGTGACCTGTTCGATCTGACCCGTCAGAACAACATCTCCGGCGTTCCGGTGCTGAGCAATGGCGACCTGGTCGGCATCGTCACCTCCCGTGACGTGCGTTTCGAGACCCGTCTGGATGCCACCGTCCGTGAAGTGATGACGCCCAAAGAGCGCCTCGTCACCGTCAAGGAAGGCGCCGCCAAGGACGCCGTGCGCGAAGTGCTGCACAAGCACCGCATCGAGAAAGTGCTGATCGTCGACGATGCCTTCAACCTCAAGGGCATGATGACCGTCAAGGACATCGAAAAAGCCAAGGCCTACCCGCTGGCCAGCAAGGACGACCAGGGTCGTCTGCGCGTTGGCGCCGCGGTCGGCACTGGCGCCGATACCGGTGACCGCGTTGCCGCCCTGGCCAATGCCGGCGTCGACGTGATCATCGTCGACACCGCCCACGGTCACTCCAAGGGCGTGATCGAGCGCGTGCGCTGGGTCAAACAGAACTTCCCGGACATCCAAGTGATCGGCGGCAACATCGCCACCGGCGCTGCGGCTCTGGCCCTGGCCGAAGCTGGCGCTGATGCGGTCAAGGTCGGTATCGGCCCGGGCTCGATCTGCACCACCCGTATCGTTGCCGGTGTTGGCGTGCCGCAGATCTCCGCCGTGGCCAACGTTGCTGCTGCGCTGGAAGGCACCGGCATTCCGCTGATCGCCGACGGCGGCATCCGTTTCTCCGGTGACCTGTCCAAGGCCATCGTCGCCGGCGCCTCCGCCGTGATGATCGGCTCCATGCTGGCCGGTACTGAGGAAGCGCCGGGCGAAATCGAACTGTTCCAGGGTCGCTCCTACAAGGCCTACCGCGGCATGGGTTCGCTGGGCGCCATGTCCCAGGCCCAGGGCTCTTCGGATCGCTACTTCCAAGATTCCTCGGCCGGTGCCGAGAAGCTGGTTCCCGAAGGCATCGAAGGGCGTGTGGCCTATAAAGGCGCCATGGGCTCCATCGTCCATCAGCTGATGGGCGGCCTGCGCGCCTCCATGGGTTACACCGGTTGCGCGACCATCGACGAGATGCGCACCAAGCCCGAGTTCGTGCGTATCACCGGTGCCGGCATGGCCGAATCCCACGTTCACGACGTGCAGATCACTAAAGAGGCCCCGAACTACCGCGTAGGCTGA
- the guaA gene encoding glutamine-hydrolyzing GMP synthase yields the protein MALDIHAHRILILDFGSQYTQLIARRVREIGVFCELHPWDMSDEDIRAFAPRGIILAGGPESVHEANSPRAPQAVFDLGVPLLGICYGMQTMAEQLGGKVEGSDLREFGYARVDVVGKSKLLDGIEDHVDADGVLGLDVWMSHGDKVTQLPGQFNVLASTPSCPIAGMFDDARGYYGVQFHPEVTHTKQGGRILSRFVEDICGCEALWTPSNIVEDAIAQVREQVGDANVLLGLSGGVDSSVVAALLHKAIGDQLTCVFVDNGLLRLHEGDQVMAMFKENMGVKVIRADAEKQFLDNLAGEADPEKKRKIIGRTFIDVFDAEASKLPNIKFLAQGTIYPDVIESAGAKSGKAHVIKSHHNVGGLPEEMNLKLVEPLRELFKDEVRKIGLELGLPYDMVYRHPFPGPGLGVRILGEVKKEYADILRRADHIFIEELRKADWYHKTSQAFVVFQPVRSVGVVGDGRRYAWVVALRAVETVDFMTARWAHLPYELLETVSGRIINEIDGISRVTYDVSSKPPATIEWE from the coding sequence ATGGCCCTCGACATTCACGCTCACCGTATCCTGATCCTCGATTTCGGTTCCCAGTACACCCAACTGATCGCCCGCCGTGTGCGCGAGATCGGTGTGTTCTGCGAACTGCATCCCTGGGACATGTCCGACGAGGACATCCGTGCCTTTGCTCCGCGCGGCATCATTCTCGCCGGCGGCCCGGAGTCGGTTCACGAAGCCAACAGCCCGCGTGCGCCGCAAGCGGTGTTCGACCTCGGCGTACCGCTGCTGGGCATCTGCTACGGCATGCAGACCATGGCCGAGCAACTGGGCGGCAAGGTCGAAGGTTCCGACCTGCGTGAATTCGGCTACGCCCGCGTCGACGTGGTCGGCAAGAGCAAGCTGCTCGACGGCATCGAAGACCATGTCGACGCCGACGGCGTGCTGGGCCTAGACGTATGGATGAGCCACGGCGACAAGGTCACCCAGCTGCCGGGTCAGTTCAACGTGCTGGCCAGCACCCCGAGCTGCCCGATCGCCGGCATGTTCGACGACGCCCGCGGTTACTACGGCGTGCAGTTCCACCCGGAAGTGACCCACACCAAGCAGGGCGGTCGCATCCTGTCGCGCTTCGTGGAAGACATCTGCGGCTGTGAAGCCCTGTGGACGCCGTCCAACATCGTCGAAGACGCCATCGCCCAGGTGCGTGAGCAGGTCGGCGACGCCAACGTGCTGCTGGGCCTGTCCGGCGGCGTCGACAGCTCGGTGGTCGCGGCGCTGCTGCACAAGGCCATCGGCGACCAGCTGACCTGCGTATTCGTCGACAACGGCCTGCTGCGCCTGCACGAAGGCGATCAGGTGATGGCCATGTTCAAGGAGAACATGGGCGTCAAGGTGATCCGCGCCGACGCCGAGAAGCAGTTCCTCGACAACCTGGCCGGCGAAGCCGACCCGGAGAAGAAGCGCAAGATCATCGGTCGCACCTTCATCGACGTGTTCGATGCCGAGGCCAGCAAGCTGCCGAATATCAAGTTCCTCGCCCAGGGCACCATCTACCCGGACGTGATCGAGTCGGCCGGCGCCAAGAGCGGCAAGGCCCACGTGATCAAGTCGCACCACAACGTCGGCGGCCTGCCTGAGGAAATGAACCTCAAGCTGGTCGAGCCGCTGCGCGAGCTGTTCAAGGACGAAGTACGCAAGATCGGCCTGGAGCTGGGCCTACCGTACGACATGGTCTACCGCCACCCATTCCCGGGCCCGGGCCTGGGCGTGCGTATCCTCGGCGAAGTGAAGAAAGAGTACGCCGACATCCTGCGCCGCGCCGACCACATCTTCATCGAAGAACTGCGCAAGGCCGACTGGTACCACAAGACCAGCCAGGCTTTCGTGGTGTTCCAGCCGGTACGCTCGGTGGGCGTGGTCGGTGATGGCCGCCGCTACGCCTGGGTCGTCGCCCTGCGCGCCGTGGAAACCGTGGACTTCATGACCGCTCGCTGGGCGCACCTGCCTTACGAGCTGCTGGAAACCGTCAGCGGCCGGATCATCAACGAAATCGACGGCATCTCCCGCGTCACCTACGACGTGTCGAGCAAGCCGCCAGCGACCATCGAGTGGGAATGA
- a CDS encoding putative bifunctional diguanylate cyclase/phosphodiesterase yields the protein MKTPLLAIRALMSVPKDNPGLIKAQYIALARQLPMMYFILLVNTLMLAGTHFAVAPRWLVVYCPLLMTVFGVVRALEWVRTRKQEQSPEQMLAALKRTNMLAPFVAVAFTAWSLALFPYGDGYTQAHVAFYMAITVIGCIFCMMHLLPAALAITAVVNTAFVVFFVSTNIITFMATAIDVLLVSIAMLIILKAQYADFTRLVNMQAQTAKLSEENLHLANQDSLTGLANRRQFFSRLEKQLSRASKQQTRLAVGLIDLDGFKPVNDLYGHSVGDRLLYQVGQRLSGLLDDGVHLSRLGGDEFALIITRAMSDGQLRAFGEKICASLREPFLLVDIPIQISGSLGIATFPDQASSAMQVYEYADYALYQSKRQRPGTVCLFSADHRQQLNREGLTEQALRRADLDREFHVVFQPIVDIQTGQTVAFEALARWQSPELGNVPPYEFIPIAERAGLVNRLTLPLLRKALEAAANWPAGMRLSFNLSAHDCGSEDAAQQIVELIRSSRFPAACLDLEITETAAIQDLPQTQRTISRLRELDCGISLDDFGTGYSSLSHIHALSLTKLKVDRTFVTDIHSDPASFKIVKSLVALCQDMQLECIVEGVETTAELNALKNLGCAWAQGYLFSKPMPASEIGAWLEGEQLAEVQAV from the coding sequence ATGAAGACCCCCCTGCTCGCGATACGAGCACTGATGTCCGTACCCAAGGACAACCCCGGCCTGATCAAGGCGCAATACATCGCTCTGGCCCGCCAGTTACCGATGATGTATTTCATCCTGCTGGTCAACACCCTGATGCTGGCGGGCACCCACTTTGCGGTCGCACCTCGCTGGCTGGTGGTCTATTGCCCGTTGCTCATGACGGTGTTCGGCGTGGTTCGTGCGCTGGAGTGGGTGCGCACGCGCAAGCAGGAGCAAAGCCCGGAGCAGATGCTGGCGGCGCTGAAGCGCACCAACATGCTCGCCCCCTTCGTCGCCGTAGCCTTCACCGCCTGGTCGCTTGCGTTGTTTCCCTATGGCGACGGTTATACCCAGGCCCATGTCGCCTTCTATATGGCGATCACCGTCATCGGCTGCATCTTCTGCATGATGCACCTGCTGCCAGCCGCCCTGGCCATCACCGCCGTGGTCAATACCGCGTTCGTGGTGTTCTTCGTCTCCACCAACATCATCACCTTCATGGCCACGGCGATCGATGTGCTGCTGGTGTCCATCGCCATGCTGATCATCCTCAAGGCGCAGTACGCCGACTTCACCCGGCTGGTGAACATGCAGGCGCAAACGGCCAAGCTCAGCGAGGAGAACCTGCACCTGGCCAACCAGGACAGCCTGACCGGGCTGGCCAACCGCCGGCAGTTCTTTTCCCGCCTCGAGAAACAGTTGTCGCGCGCCAGCAAGCAGCAGACTCGCCTGGCCGTTGGGTTGATCGACCTGGATGGCTTCAAGCCGGTCAACGATCTGTATGGCCATAGCGTGGGCGACAGGCTGCTCTATCAGGTTGGCCAGCGTCTGAGCGGGTTGCTCGACGACGGTGTGCACCTGTCCCGCCTGGGCGGCGACGAGTTTGCCCTGATCATCACGCGAGCCATGAGCGACGGGCAGCTGCGGGCCTTTGGCGAGAAAATCTGCGCCAGCCTGCGCGAGCCGTTCCTGCTGGTAGACATCCCGATTCAGATCAGCGGTTCACTGGGCATTGCGACCTTCCCGGACCAGGCATCCAGCGCCATGCAGGTGTATGAATACGCCGACTACGCCCTGTACCAGAGCAAGCGCCAGCGCCCCGGCACGGTCTGCCTTTTCAGCGCTGACCATCGCCAGCAACTCAATCGCGAAGGGCTGACCGAACAGGCCCTGCGCAGGGCCGATCTGGATCGCGAGTTTCATGTGGTGTTCCAGCCCATCGTGGATATCCAGACAGGGCAAACCGTCGCCTTCGAGGCGCTGGCACGCTGGCAAAGCCCGGAGCTGGGTAACGTGCCGCCCTATGAGTTCATCCCGATTGCCGAGCGCGCAGGCTTGGTCAATCGCCTCACCCTGCCCTTGCTGCGCAAAGCGCTGGAGGCTGCGGCGAACTGGCCGGCGGGCATGCGCCTGTCCTTCAACCTGTCCGCCCATGATTGTGGCTCGGAGGACGCCGCCCAGCAGATCGTCGAGTTGATCAGAAGCAGCCGCTTCCCCGCGGCCTGCCTCGATCTGGAAATCACCGAAACCGCAGCCATCCAGGACCTGCCGCAGACCCAGCGAACCATCAGCCGGTTGCGCGAACTGGACTGCGGCATCTCCCTAGACGACTTCGGCACCGGCTATTCCAGCCTGAGCCATATCCACGCGCTGTCGCTGACCAAACTCAAGGTGGACCGCACCTTCGTCACCGACATCCACAGCGACCCGGCCAGCTTCAAGATCGTCAAATCCCTGGTTGCCCTGTGCCAGGACATGCAACTCGAATGCATCGTCGAAGGCGTGGAAACCACTGCCGAACTCAACGCTCTGAAAAACCTCGGCTGCGCCTGGGCGCAGGGCTACCTGTTCTCCAAACCCATGCCAGCCAGCGAAATCGGCGCGTGGCTGGAAGGCGAACAGCTGGCCGAGGTGCAGGCGGTTTGA
- a CDS encoding trimeric intracellular cation channel family protein, whose translation MLLYVYLIAITAEAMSGALAAGRRKLDMFGVCLIAFITALGGGTVRDLLLGNYPVTWTQHPAYIYLTICAGLLTIFIARLVHRLHRLFLLLDAMGLIAFTVIGCNVALELGYSLPVTVIAGITTGIFGGILRDILCNRTPLVLCEELYASVSLLVALLYLGLRHLGIPEDFNLLYSFMAGLSLRLAAIHWSLSLPVFSYDPERWDK comes from the coding sequence GTGCTTCTCTACGTCTATCTGATTGCAATCACTGCCGAAGCCATGTCCGGCGCGCTCGCCGCCGGGCGCCGCAAGTTGGACATGTTCGGCGTCTGCCTGATCGCCTTCATCACCGCGCTCGGTGGCGGAACCGTCAGGGATTTGCTGCTTGGCAATTACCCGGTTACCTGGACGCAACACCCGGCCTACATCTACCTGACCATCTGCGCAGGGCTGCTGACCATCTTCATTGCCCGCCTGGTGCATCGCTTGCACCGGCTGTTTCTGTTGCTCGATGCCATGGGCCTGATCGCCTTCACGGTGATCGGCTGCAACGTCGCCCTCGAGCTCGGCTACTCCTTGCCGGTGACCGTCATAGCCGGGATCACCACGGGCATATTCGGCGGCATTCTGCGCGACATCCTCTGTAACCGAACCCCGCTGGTGCTGTGCGAGGAACTCTACGCCAGCGTCTCGCTGTTGGTCGCTTTGCTGTACCTGGGGCTGCGCCACCTCGGCATACCCGAAGACTTCAACCTGCTGTATTCCTTCATGGCAGGCCTGAGCCTGCGTCTGGCCGCCATCCATTGGTCGCTGTCGCTTCCGGTGTTCTCGTACGACCCGGAGCGCTGGGACAAATAG
- a CDS encoding ester cyclase, which yields MHNDLQLIKDLYAAAEGKTLDVEKFVSFFAEDAYVRNVPAEVEFRGADIATVASSMATAFPDVHRELFSTYVTDGVVIVELAIRGTHKGDLVTPTGIIPPTGKTIDVPCCDVFHIEDGKVVSFHCYNAASIMQQQLSRPD from the coding sequence ATGCACAATGACCTTCAACTGATCAAAGACCTGTACGCTGCTGCGGAAGGTAAAACCCTGGACGTGGAGAAATTCGTGTCCTTCTTCGCCGAGGATGCTTATGTACGCAACGTCCCGGCCGAAGTGGAGTTTCGCGGCGCCGACATTGCCACCGTGGCGAGCTCGATGGCGACGGCATTTCCCGATGTGCACCGGGAGCTGTTCAGCACCTACGTGACTGACGGCGTAGTCATCGTCGAGCTGGCGATCCGCGGCACCCACAAGGGCGACCTGGTAACCCCGACGGGCATCATTCCACCAACCGGAAAGACCATCGATGTGCCCTGCTGTGACGTCTTTCATATCGAGGACGGCAAGGTGGTTTCCTTTCACTGCTACAACGCGGCGTCCATCATGCAGCAGCAACTGAGCCGGCCAGACTGA
- a CDS encoding TetR/AcrR family transcriptional regulator, giving the protein MSPQPSQSPRRRLPREERTRQLLEVAWQLIGNEGTDALTLGRLAEAAGVTKPVVYDHFGTRNGLLAALYQDYDERQTRIFDAAIEAAAATLADKSRVIASSYVHCVLTQGREISDVVAALTGSPELAAVKKQYQHALIDKCAGILAPFCGPHDLSAASLWAMLGAADSLSDAAVAGDISAEQAEDELQAIILGMVERHR; this is encoded by the coding sequence ATGAGCCCGCAGCCCAGCCAATCGCCACGTCGCCGCCTGCCACGGGAGGAGCGCACGCGCCAGTTGCTGGAGGTGGCGTGGCAGCTGATTGGTAATGAGGGCACCGACGCCCTGACGTTGGGCCGGCTGGCCGAGGCCGCGGGCGTCACCAAGCCGGTGGTCTACGACCACTTCGGCACGCGCAATGGGCTGCTGGCCGCGCTCTATCAGGATTACGACGAGCGCCAGACGCGTATCTTCGACGCCGCCATCGAAGCCGCGGCAGCGACCCTGGCGGACAAGAGCCGCGTCATCGCCTCGAGCTACGTGCACTGCGTCTTGACCCAGGGCCGCGAAATATCGGATGTGGTGGCTGCGCTCACCGGCTCGCCGGAACTGGCCGCGGTGAAGAAGCAGTACCAGCATGCCCTGATCGACAAATGCGCGGGGATCCTGGCGCCCTTCTGCGGCCCGCACGACCTTTCAGCCGCCAGCCTGTGGGCCATGCTCGGCGCCGCCGACTCGCTCAGCGACGCCGCCGTGGCCGGCGACATCAGCGCCGAGCAGGCAGAGGATGAGCTGCAGGCGATCATCCTGGGCATGGTCGAGCGACATCGTTAA
- a CDS encoding NAD(P)H-dependent oxidoreductase, translating to MHALIVFTHPDPHSLTHAVATQLADGVRHSASAHSVELADLAAEGFDPTYSQADVALFQKRGPVPADVAAEHARLERADALVLVYPIYWWSFPAQLKGWIDRVFTGGWAYEEAENGKVVKKLQRLPVHLVAIGGADAGTFTRHAYAEAMKTQIEHGIFDYCGAPVASSHFLMASDPGYPEAHLQTAQAIGRKLLIEPS from the coding sequence ATGCACGCCCTGATCGTTTTCACCCATCCTGATCCGCACTCGCTCACCCATGCCGTGGCCACCCAGCTCGCCGATGGTGTGCGCCATTCGGCATCCGCGCACTCGGTGGAGCTGGCTGACCTGGCGGCCGAAGGCTTCGACCCGACTTACAGCCAAGCGGATGTCGCCCTGTTCCAGAAACGCGGCCCAGTGCCGGCCGATGTCGCCGCCGAGCACGCCCGCCTCGAACGGGCCGACGCCCTGGTGCTGGTCTATCCGATCTACTGGTGGTCCTTCCCGGCTCAGCTCAAGGGTTGGATCGACCGGGTATTTACCGGCGGCTGGGCCTACGAGGAAGCCGAGAACGGCAAGGTGGTGAAGAAGCTGCAGCGCCTGCCCGTCCACCTGGTGGCCATTGGCGGTGCGGACGCCGGCACCTTCACGCGCCACGCTTACGCCGAGGCGATGAAGACGCAGATCGAACACGGCATCTTCGATTACTGCGGCGCACCGGTGGCGTCGTCGCACTTCCTGATGGCCTCGGACCCCGGCTACCCCGAGGCGCATCTGCAGACGGCGCAGGCGATAGGCCGTAAGCTGTTGATCGAGCCGTCCTGA
- a CDS encoding extracellular solute-binding protein: MSAHRVTGLARAIAAGVLSSLLFATGVQADEAVTLTLYNGQHEATGKAVAAAFEKKTGIKVLIRKGGGGQLANQIAEEGERSPADIVYTEEAPPLIKLGSQGLLAKVDESTLKQIDPKFSDDNGNWIGITSRVRVLAYNPDLVSEAELPKSVLEVASPEWAGKIAFVPSSGEFLGQTAAVIRLNGREAAEEWLTGLKAFGSTYTNNVIAMKAVENGEVGAALVNSYYWTALKKEKGELKSKLHYFADGDAGGLSSVSGAAVVKASKHPKEAQQFLAFMISEEGQKAVLTQSAEYPVNPKVPADPLLKPYDQLKPPAITAAQIGLAEDALELQREVGMN; the protein is encoded by the coding sequence ATGTCTGCTCATCGAGTAACGGGTCTGGCACGCGCGATTGCCGCGGGTGTGTTGTCTTCCCTGCTGTTCGCCACTGGTGTGCAGGCTGACGAGGCGGTAACCCTGACGCTGTACAACGGTCAGCACGAGGCCACCGGCAAGGCTGTGGCGGCGGCGTTCGAGAAGAAGACCGGTATCAAGGTGCTGATCCGCAAGGGCGGCGGTGGCCAGTTGGCCAACCAGATAGCCGAAGAAGGCGAGCGCTCGCCGGCTGATATCGTTTATACCGAAGAGGCGCCGCCGCTGATCAAGCTCGGCAGCCAGGGCCTGCTGGCCAAGGTCGACGAGAGCACCCTCAAGCAGATCGACCCCAAGTTCTCCGATGACAACGGCAACTGGATCGGCATCACCTCGCGGGTGCGCGTGCTGGCCTACAACCCGGATCTGGTCAGCGAGGCCGAGCTGCCGAAAAGCGTGCTGGAAGTCGCCAGCCCCGAGTGGGCCGGCAAGATCGCGTTCGTGCCGAGCAGTGGCGAGTTCCTCGGCCAGACCGCTGCGGTCATCCGCCTCAACGGCCGCGAAGCAGCCGAAGAATGGCTGACCGGGCTCAAGGCCTTCGGTAGCACCTACACCAACAACGTTATCGCCATGAAGGCGGTGGAGAACGGTGAGGTCGGCGCTGCGCTGGTCAACAGCTATTACTGGACGGCGCTGAAGAAAGAGAAGGGCGAGCTGAAATCCAAGCTGCATTACTTCGCCGATGGCGACGCCGGTGGCCTGTCGAGCGTGTCTGGCGCTGCCGTGGTCAAGGCCAGCAAGCACCCGAAGGAGGCGCAACAGTTCCTCGCCTTCATGATCAGCGAGGAAGGCCAGAAGGCCGTGCTCACCCAGTCCGCCGAATACCCGGTCAACCCCAAGGTGCCGGCCGACCCGCTGCTCAAACCCTATGACCAGCTCAAGCCGCCGGCCATCACCGCCGCACAGATCGGCCTGGCCGAGGATGCATTGGAGCTGCAACGCGAAGTGGGTATGAACTGA
- a CDS encoding ABC transporter permease: MQPQAVTPELPLPAPAISSRRRKSPPIWLQLPVLALLLLAALPLFFVVVRAAQVGPHEAFALLWRPFVFGLLANTLKLMVLVTLGCALLGLALAWLVERSDLRWRRHWNVLLCLPFAIPSFVSGFTWVSISPLFEGLGGTVLVMILSKYPLIYLPVVAVLRNLDPAMEESARMLGCSRREVFWRVTLPLLRPVLMATSLLVAVHMLVEFGAPSIMRYQTFTTAIYQQFELEFSGSNAAMLSALLLGLCMLLLWGEFRLRGRGYARTGQGVARSAARVRLGRWGILAQALLLVLVVVGCGVPLVMLGFWIVEGSSASFPVAEIAQTLWSSLRYSFGGALLSCLLALPVCLVVVRYYGRMATLADRLPYLLHALPGLVIALSLVFFALGYVPALYQTSILLLVAYALLFMPMAQGPIRVALEKASPQLEEAARTLGHTPLATFLRVTLPIISPAIGAGFVLVFLDCMKELTATLILGPTGLETLATKVWSHTGNLEYAGAAPYAALIVLVSGLPVYLLTTRAYRRS; this comes from the coding sequence ATGCAGCCCCAGGCGGTCACCCCCGAACTGCCGCTGCCGGCACCGGCCATCAGCAGCCGTCGCCGCAAGTCGCCGCCGATCTGGCTGCAGTTGCCGGTGCTGGCGCTGTTGCTGCTCGCCGCGCTGCCGCTGTTCTTCGTGGTAGTGCGCGCCGCGCAGGTCGGTCCTCACGAGGCCTTTGCCCTGCTTTGGCGGCCGTTCGTGTTCGGCCTGTTGGCCAACACCCTGAAGCTGATGGTGCTGGTGACCCTCGGCTGCGCGCTGCTCGGCCTGGCCCTGGCATGGCTGGTGGAGCGCAGCGACCTGCGCTGGCGCCGGCACTGGAACGTGCTGCTGTGCCTGCCGTTCGCCATACCCTCGTTCGTCAGCGGCTTTACCTGGGTGTCGATCAGCCCGCTGTTCGAGGGCCTGGGCGGCACCGTGCTAGTGATGATTCTGTCCAAATACCCGCTGATCTATCTGCCGGTGGTGGCGGTGCTGCGCAACCTGGACCCGGCCATGGAAGAGTCGGCGCGCATGCTTGGCTGCAGTCGCCGCGAAGTGTTCTGGCGCGTCACCCTGCCGCTGTTGCGCCCGGTGCTGATGGCCACCAGCCTGCTGGTGGCGGTGCATATGCTGGTGGAGTTCGGCGCGCCGTCGATCATGCGTTACCAGACCTTCACCACCGCCATCTATCAACAGTTCGAGCTGGAGTTCAGCGGCAGCAACGCGGCCATGCTGTCGGCCTTGCTGCTGGGGCTGTGCATGCTGCTGCTGTGGGGCGAATTCCGCCTGCGCGGGCGCGGCTACGCGCGCACCGGCCAGGGCGTGGCGCGCAGTGCCGCCCGGGTGCGACTGGGGCGCTGGGGCATCCTGGCGCAGGCGCTGCTGCTGGTGCTGGTGGTGGTTGGCTGCGGTGTGCCGCTGGTGATGCTGGGTTTCTGGATCGTCGAAGGCAGCTCGGCCAGCTTCCCGGTGGCGGAAATCGCCCAGACGCTATGGTCGTCGCTGCGCTATTCCTTCGGTGGCGCCTTGCTCAGCTGCCTGCTGGCGTTGCCGGTGTGTCTGGTGGTGGTGCGTTACTACGGGCGTATGGCCACCCTGGCGGATCGCCTGCCGTATCTGCTGCACGCCTTGCCGGGTTTGGTGATCGCCCTGTCGCTGGTGTTCTTCGCCCTTGGCTACGTGCCGGCGCTGTACCAGACCAGCATCCTGCTGTTGGTGGCCTATGCGTTGCTGTTCATGCCCATGGCCCAGGGGCCGATCCGGGTCGCCCTGGAAAAGGCTTCGCCGCAGCTGGAAGAGGCGGCGCGCACCCTGGGGCACACGCCGCTCGCGACCTTTCTACGGGTGACCCTGCCGATCATCTCGCCGGCCATTGGCGCCGGCTTCGTGCTGGTGTTTCTCGATTGCATGAAAGAGCTGACCGCCACGCTGATTCTCGGCCCCACCGGCCTGGAAACCTTGGCCACCAAGGTCTGGTCGCACACCGGCAACCTGGAATACGCCGGCGCTGCGCCCTATGCCGCGTTGATCGTGCTGGTGTCGGGTTTGCCGGTGTATTTGCTGACGACGCGCGCTTACCGGCGTTCTTGA